gtggctcggacacttcatatcatgtttgtttcatgctctcgggcatttcatcgaacaccttgtgtgcataggaggaaccaaaagcaaacccaccaccccccttctgaattgtggctaagtgaagtgagctgagtcctatatatagggatgggcctttagtcccggttggcctggccaaccgcgactaaaggccttcgggccagcctgaggacctttagtcccggttggccaggccaaccgggactaaagcccctcccgtccgccagctgtcgaccgagcgcgctgggcccagatagttggtcgcgggtctcctcccgaaccgcgactaaagacccctttggtcgcggttcgattattttagggactaatgggggcgtatggaagcctctttttctactagtgactgcaACTTTTCACAAGTTTACCATCACCTCGTAGTACAATATTACATCAAAAAAATTCAGTCATCCTCTTCTGAAACGCCATTCAGCTCAGAGCAGAAATGGTAGGACCCCACTACAGGGGTGTGCCCATCGTCACAGAAGAAAGGCCTTGAGGGCAACTGCAGGCCATCCACGCTGCCTTCGAGCATCTCTATGACTTCGCTCATCGCTGGCCGATCGTGACACTGAACCTGGATGCAACATAGCCCAACAAGGCACAGTTTCCTCTCCAACTCGTGCATCTCAACAGATATCTCGCCCAGATCCTGTTTGCTAAGCCGTTCATACACCCAGGATGGGTAGAATGCCCGGCTTGAGTTCGCTGCTGCGTCCGGGTCAGCGTTCCTCCGCCCTCCTGCCATCTCCAGCATCAGCATCCCGAAGCTGTAAACGTCAGACTTGTTCGATATGACGCCGAAGCTGCGGGATATCATCTCAGGAGCTATGTACCCGATGGTTCCCCGCAGGGCGCTCAACGGCACAAAGTTGTTGTCCCTTGGGTATAGCTTGGCAAGGCCGAAGTCGGCAACCTTTGGGATGAAATCGATGTCAAGAAGGATGTTGTGCAGCTTGATGTCAAAGTGCAGAATCTGCATGTCACATCCTTGATGCAGGTAGTTGATCCCCCTGGCAATGCCTAAGGCGATTTCATTGAGCTTGTCCCAGGTCC
This region of Triticum aestivum cultivar Chinese Spring chromosome 2D, IWGSC CS RefSeq v2.1, whole genome shotgun sequence genomic DNA includes:
- the LOC123050458 gene encoding rust resistance kinase Lr10-like, which encodes MQILHFDIKLHNILLDIDFIPKVADFGLAKLYPRDNNFVPLSALRGTIGYIAPEMISRSFGVISNKSDVYSFGMLMLEMAGGRRNADPDAAANSSRAFYPSWVYERLSKQDLGEISVEMHELERKLCLVGLCCIQVQCHDRPAMSEVIEMLEGSVDGLQLPSRPFFCDDGHTPVVGSYHFCSELNGVSEEDD